AAAGCGGACACAGCCGGCAAACCCTTTGCATCGCGCCACTTTCCATCGGCTCACGCACTCGTTAGGGTCCGCCAGACAACAGGCGGGAACGAGGTATTCGGTGGCGCATATCATCGTTGTGGGCAACGAAAAGGGTGGTTCGGGCAAGTCTACGACCTCGATGCATGTGGCAACCGCGCTGGCGCGTATGGGCCATCGTGTCGGGGGGCTGGATCTGGACGTGCGACAGCGCAGTTTTGGTCGCTATCTGGAAAATCGTGCGGCCTATGCCGAACGCAAGAAGATCGATCTGCCCATGCCGGTGCTGGGCAGCATGGGCGAGGGGTCTGATCCGCTGACCCCGGCACTGACCCAGCTTGAAAAGACCTGTGATTTCATCCTGCTGGATTGTCCCGGATCGCATACGCGGCTCAGCCAGATGGCGCATACCGTGGCCGATACGCTGCTGACGCCGTTGAATGACAGTTTCGTCGATTTCGACCTGCTGGCGCGGATGTCCCCCGAGGGCCGGATCCAGGGGCCGTCCATTTATGCCGAAATGGTCTGGGCGGCACGGCAGATGCGTGCCGAGGCCGGGGCCGGGCCGATCGACTGGCTGGTGCTGCGCAACCGTCTGGGCACGCAGGCCATGCACAACAAGCGCAAGGTGGGCCGTGCGCTGACCGATCTGTCCAAGCGGATCGGCTTTCGCGTGGCTCCGGGCTTTTCCGAGCGGGTCATTTTCCGCGAGCTGTTTCCGCGCGGTTTGACCCTGCTGGATCTGAAGGATATCGGCACCGAACAACTGTCGATGTCCAATATTGCTGCGCGGCAAGAGCTGCGCGATCTGGTCGCCGAACTGAATTTGCCCGGCGTCGAGATCACCTTCTGACCGCGAACTGGCGAATTCGTGTAGCCGGGGCCGCGGGCGCATGTGGTTTAACTGCATGGCAAGACGGAATAGACTAAAAGGGTGACCACAGGGGTTCAGGACTGGACGCGGCTTGTCCGGTTCGCCTCGTCGGCACTCAGGATCGGGACACAGGGCCATGCAACGCGTTTTCTTCAGCCTGATGGCCATGGCCATGCTCTCTGTCTCCGCGCAGGCAGAAGACGTGCGTCTGCCTGAAATCGAGCGCGCGGCACCCATGGTCACGGTTGCCCCCGCAATCCGCGCCGAAATGCTGGCCCGCGTTCCCGTGTCAGGCAGCCTGGTGGCGCGCCAGGAAGTCCAGGTCTTCCCCAAGGTGACGGGCTTCGAAATCACCGAGATCCTTGCCGAAACCGGGGATCGTGTCGAACAGGGGCAGGTTCTGGCGCGCCTGTCCAATGATACGCTGTCTGCCCAACTCGCCCAGGCCGAGGCCGAATATCAGCGCGCCCTGGCCGGGGTGGGGCAGGCGCGAAGCAATATCGACAGCGCCGAAGCGTCTCTGACGCAGGCTGTGACTGCGCTGGAACGCGCGCGCCGATTGCGGCAAAGCGGCAATACATCTCAGGCTGCATTGGATCAGGCCGTGGCGACCGAGGCCAACGCCCGCGCCAGTGCGGCTTCGGCCTCGGATGGTCTGGCCGTGGCGCAGGCGGCTTTGGCAGAGGCGAATGCGGCTCGTCGCATCGCGCGGCTCAACCTGGAATATGCCGATATCAAGGCGCCGGTTGCGGGGCTGGTCGTGGCGCGCAATGCCGAACTGGGGGCCTTGTCGGGGGGATCGGCGGCGCCCCTGTTCACCCTGATCGCGGACGGAGAGATCGAACTGGAGGCCGAGGTCATCGAAACGGCCTTGCCCAAACTGTCGCAGGGCGATCCCGTCGATGTCGAGATTGCCGGGCTTGGCAATGTCGAAGGCGCGGTGCGCCTGGTGCCGGCCTCGGTCGATCCGGTCACGCGGCTGGGGCTTATGCGCATTTCCCTGAAGGACAAGGCCGAATTGCGCAGCGGATTATTCGCCAGCGGCTGGGTCACCACCGACCGTCGCGAGGCGATCACCGTGCCCGCGACGGCGGTGCTGGCCGATGCCACGGGTGAGCGGGTGCAGGTCGTGGCAGACGGGCGGATTGAAACCCGACCGGTCAGGGCGGGGCTTCTGTGGCAGGGCCGGCGGGAAATCCTTGAAGGTCTTGCCGAGGGCGAACAGGTGGTCGCGCGTTCGGGGGCCTTCTTTCGCGATGGAGACCAGGTTCACACGGTCGATCCGGGCATGATGCGGGACAGCGATGGCCCGACCGGGGGCGGACGGGAAACC
This is a stretch of genomic DNA from Paracoccus seriniphilus. It encodes these proteins:
- a CDS encoding division plane positioning ATPase MipZ; this translates as MAHIIVVGNEKGGSGKSTTSMHVATALARMGHRVGGLDLDVRQRSFGRYLENRAAYAERKKIDLPMPVLGSMGEGSDPLTPALTQLEKTCDFILLDCPGSHTRLSQMAHTVADTLLTPLNDSFVDFDLLARMSPEGRIQGPSIYAEMVWAARQMRAEAGAGPIDWLVLRNRLGTQAMHNKRKVGRALTDLSKRIGFRVAPGFSERVIFRELFPRGLTLLDLKDIGTEQLSMSNIAARQELRDLVAELNLPGVEITF
- a CDS encoding efflux RND transporter periplasmic adaptor subunit, yielding MQRVFFSLMAMAMLSVSAQAEDVRLPEIERAAPMVTVAPAIRAEMLARVPVSGSLVARQEVQVFPKVTGFEITEILAETGDRVEQGQVLARLSNDTLSAQLAQAEAEYQRALAGVGQARSNIDSAEASLTQAVTALERARRLRQSGNTSQAALDQAVATEANARASAASASDGLAVAQAALAEANAARRIARLNLEYADIKAPVAGLVVARNAELGALSGGSAAPLFTLIADGEIELEAEVIETALPKLSQGDPVDVEIAGLGNVEGAVRLVPASVDPVTRLGLMRISLKDKAELRSGLFASGWVTTDRREAITVPATAVLADATGERVQVVADGRIETRPVRAGLLWQGRREILEGLAEGEQVVARSGAFFRDGDQVHTVDPGMMRDSDGPTGGGRETASAAAEATNP